A part of Gossypium hirsutum isolate 1008001.06 chromosome A07, Gossypium_hirsutum_v2.1, whole genome shotgun sequence genomic DNA contains:
- the LOC107953305 gene encoding protein SAAL1, with amino-acid sequence MAASESTPTREEEEGEQLEEDRFVSSHHPSAPPDELFDISTTVDPSYVISLIRKLLPVEPKNVDNTEIRGSNCNNEVVNSSNDSCKSMGIVDDPTKSHFRGEGDEDSHKEENARLSAGEEVWEECGCVLWDLAANQTHAELMVQNFVLEVLLANLMVTQSVRVTEICLGIMGNLACHEVPLKHIVSSNGLIAVIVDQLFLDDTQCLCEAFRLLSSGLQGGECIKWAEALQFEHILSRILWVMENTLNPQLIEKSVGLLLSMIESQKEVEHILLSPLMKLGLASVLVNLLTFEMSKLTNDRIPERYPVLDVILRALEALCVIDVCSQEICSNKEIFQLVCDLIKFPDKVEVSTSCVTAGLLIANILSDVPDLASSISQDLPFLQGLFDIFPFTSDDSEARCALWNVIARFLVRVREDEMSASNLRQYVFILLSKSDVIEDDLFDHQFDEKKENESLATSGRKSDARILALRRITSILNKWNALKDFCEKDMMEDYATNEKIGRLLDICHGHNISGTSE; translated from the exons ATGGCGGCATCGGAATCAACTCCTacaagagaagaagaagaaggagagcAACTGGAAGAAGACCGTTTTGTCTCTTCGCATCACCCTTCCGCACCGCCCGATGAG TTATTTGATATTTCCACAACTGTTGATCCGAGTTATGTAATTTCATTGATAAGGAAACTTCTTCCAGTTGAACCAAAGAACGTTGATAATACTGAAATTCGGGGATCAAATTGTAATAATGAAGTTGTAAATTCATCAAATGATAGTTGTAAAAGCATGGGTATTGTTGATGATCCTACTAAATCTCATTTTCGAGGGGAAGGTGATGAAGATTCGCATAAGGAGGAAAATGCTCGTTTATCAGCTGGGGAAGAGGTCTGGGAGGAGTGTGGTTGTGTTCTGTGGGATCTTGCTGCAAACCAAACTCATGCTGAGCTCATG GTGCAAAATTTTGTACTTGAAGTTCTTTTAGCAAACCTTATGGTTACCCAATCCGTTCGTGTAACT GAGATTTGTCTCGGAATTATGGGAAATTTAGCTTGCCATGAAGTTCCCTTGAAGCATATAGTCTCTTCAAACGGACTAATTGCTGTGATAGTAGATCAGTTGTTTTTAGATGACACCCAATGTCTATGTGAAGCTTTCCG GCTGTTAAGTTCTGGTCTTCAAGGTGGTGAATGCATAAAATGGGCAGAAGCATTGCAGTTTGAACACATTTTAAGCCGCATTTTATGGGTCATGGAAAACACGTTAAATCCACAGCTTATTGAAAAG AGTGTTGGACTTCTATTGTCCATGATAGAAAGTCAGAAGGAAGTTGAGCATATTCTTCTCTCGCCTTTGATGAAACTTGGTTTAGCAAGCGTACTGGTTAATCTTTTAACTTTTGAGATGAGCAAACTTACAAATGACAGAATACCTGAAAG GTACCCTGTTCTTGATGTTATTCTTCGTGCACTTGAAGCCCTCTGTGTTATAGATGTATGTTCTCAGGAAATCTGCTCAAATAAAGAAATTTTCCAACTAGTCTGTGACTTGATCAAATTTCCTGATAAAGTTGAG GTCTCTACCTCCTGTGTGACTGCTGGACTTTTAATTGCAAATATTCTGTCTGATGTTCCTGATCTAGCTTCAAGCATATCACAAG ATTTGCCTTTCTTGCAGGGACTGTTTGATATTTTCCCATTTACTTCAGATGATTCTGAAGCACGATGTGCACTATGGAATGTTATTGCAAGGTTCCTAGTTCGAGTGCGAGAAGATGAGATGAGTGCTTCTAATCTACGCCAATATGTGTTTATTCTATTGAGCAAATCTGATGTGATAGAAGATGATCTTTTTGATCACCAATTTgatgagaaaaaggaaaatgagagCTTGGCCACCTCTGGCAGAAAATCAGATGCCCGAATTCTTGCT CTTAGAAGGATAACCAGCATATTGAACAAGTGGAATGCTTTAAAGGATTTTTGTGAGAAGGATATGATGGAGGATTACGCAACTAATGAAAAAATTGGTAGATTGTTGGATATCTGTCATGGACACAACAT ATCTGGTACTTCTGAATAA
- the LOC107953307 gene encoding GDSL esterase/lipase At5g22810 encodes MKFSSNFIVVFVLFAFVLTMANGQPLVPAMFIFGDSVVDVGNNNNLYTIIKADFPPYGRDFLNHKPTGRFCNGKLASDFTAENIGFTDYPPAYLSKKAKGNNLLIGANFASASSGYYETTAKLYHTLSLSKQLENYKQYQNKLVAIVGKSNASSIISDGIYLISSGSSDFLQNYYINPLLYKSYTPDQFSDVLIESYANFIQNLYKLGARKIGVTTLPPLGCLPAAITVFGSDSNECVAKLNTEAVSFNNKLNATSQRLQTKLPNLKLVVFDIYQSLYNLVTKPADNGFAEARKACCGTGLLETSILCNPKSIGTCANASEYVFWDGFHPSEAANKILADDLLSSGISLIS; translated from the exons ATGAAGTTTTCAAGCAATTTCATAGTTGTATTTGTGCTCTTTGCATTTGTGCTCACAATGGCTAATGGACAACCCCTTGTTCCTGCCATGTTCATATTCGGGGACTCGGTTGTTGATGTAGGAAACAACAATAACCTCTACACTATCATAAAAGCAGACTTCCCTCCTTATGGGAGGGATTTTTTGAATCACAAACCAACCGGGAGATTCTGTAATGGAAAATTAGCCTCGGACTTCACTG CTGAGAACATTGGCTTCACTGATTACCCACCAGCTTATCTTAGCAAAAAGGCCAAAGGAAATAACCTGTTAATTGGAGCCAATTTTGCATCAGCTTCTTCTGGTTATTATGAGACTACGGCAAAGTTATAT CATACACTGTCATTGAGTAAGCAATTGGAGAACTACAAGCAGTATCAAAATAAATTGGTGGCCATTGTAGGGAAATCCAATGCTTCTTCAATAATATCGGATGGAATCTACCTTATCAGTTCTGGGAGCAGTGATTTTCTTCAAAACTATTACATTAATCCTCTTTTATACAAGTCCTATACACCTGATCAATTCTCGGATGTTCTCATTGAATCATATGCTAACTTCATTCAG AATTTGTACAAGCTCGGAGCAAGGAAAATTGGAGTGACGACATTGCCACCGTTGGGATGCTTACCAGCAGCCATAACAGTTTTCGGGTCAGATAGCAACGAGTGTGTGGCTAAGTTAAATACGGAAGCAGTTTCATTCAACAACAAGCTCAATGCAACATCTCAAAGGTTACAGACAAAGCtccccaaccttaaattggtGGTCTTTGACATCTACCAATCTCTCTATAATCTTGTCACTAAACCTGCTGACAACG GTTTTGCAGAAGCAAGAAAAGCTTGTTGTGGAACCGGATTGTTGGAAACATCAATATTGTGCAATCCCAAATCCATTGGGACATGCGCAAATGCATCTGAATATGTTTTCTGGGATGGATTCCACCCATCAGAAGCTGCAAACAAGATTTTAGCAGATGATCTGTTGAGCAGTGGAATTTCTCTTATTTCCTAA
- the LOC107953304 gene encoding putative phospholipid:diacylglycerol acyltransferase 2 yields the protein MASVLRFRKLCYVESAVKCTSVGYESFEIDEKLDKKEEDVLSANNFALEINKKRKQPKRQPKEWRCLDSCCWIIGYLCTTWWLLLFFYHCFPVTLLRVPELPGPGVRLKREGLTALHPVVLVPGIVTGGLELWEGRPCADGLFRKRLWGGGSFTQIFKRPLCLLEHLSLHYETGLDPQGIRVRAVPGLVGADYFAPGYFVWAVLIENLAKIGYEGKNLHMAAYDWRLSFQNTEIRDHALTRLKSKIELMYISNGYKKVVAVPHSMGVIYFLHFLKWVETPPPMGGGGGPGWCAKHIKAVMNIGPAFLGVPKAVSNLFSAEGKDVSYIRAMAPGVFDSEILGLQTFERVMRMARTWDSIVSLLPKGGEVIWGNMDRSPEEGHVCDFSKKSHSKTSLTTNNVNNSDVKRGFLVKDLANYGRIISFGKPASILHSSKLPTSDSKVFSRTSTSENFNNFSCGEAWTEYDEMSRQSIQNVAADKAYTTTTLLDLLRFVAPKMMRRAEAHFSHGIAENLDDPKYNHYKYWSNPLETKLSDAPDMEIYCMYGVGIPTERSYVYKLSPNSRCKSIPYQIDNSVHGEDGSCLKGGVYFADGDESVPVLSAGFMCAKGWRGRTRFNPSGIATYIREYRHKPPTSLMEGRGIESGSHVDIMGNFALIEDIMRVASGATGDEIGGDQIHSDIIKMSERINLGL from the exons ATGGCCTCTGTTCTTAGGTTTAGGAAACTATGCTATGTAGAGTCAGCGGTTAAGTGTACTTCAGTGGGGTATGAATCTTTTGAGATTGATGAAAAACTCGACAAGAAGGAAGAGGATGTCCTTTCTGCTAACAACTTTGCCTTGGAAATCAACAAGAAGAGAAAACAACCTAAGAGGCAACCAAAAGAATGGAGGTGCTTAGATTCTTGCTGTTGGATTATTGGTTACCTTTGCACCACTTGGTGGCTCCTTTTGTTCTTCTACCACTGCTTTCCGGTTACATTGCTTCGGGTTCCTGAATTACCAGGCCCCGGAGTGAGGCTTAAGCGTGAAGGCTTGACGGCCCTTCACCCTGTCGTTTTAGTCCCTGGCATTGTCACCGGTGGCCTAGAGCTTTGGGAAGGCAGGCCTTGTGCCGATGGTCTGTTTCGTAAACGCCTTTGGGGTGGTGGTAGCTTCACTCAGATCTTCAAAAG GCCTTTGTGTTTGTTGGAGCACTTATCTTTGCACTATGAAACTGGCCTTGACCCACAAGGAATCCGAGTTCGTGCCGTTCCGGGGCTGGTTGGAGCCGACTATTTTGCTCCTGGATATTTCGTGTGGGCTGTTctcattgaaaatttggcgaaaATCGGCTATGAGGGCAAGAATTTGCATATGGCTGCTTATGATTGGAGGCTATCTTTCCAGAATACAGAG ATTCGGGACCATGCTCTTACTAGGCTGAAAAGTAAAATTGAGCTAATGTATATAAGCAATGGGTATAAGAAAGTGGTAGCGGTGCCCCATTCCATGGGGGTCATCTATTTTCTTCACTTCCTTAAATGGGTTGAAACACCTCCTCCTATGGGGGGCGGTGGTGGTCCAGGTTGGTGTGCCAAGCACATCAAGGCCGTCATGAACATTGGCCCTGCGTTTCTCGGTGTTCCAAAGGCTGTTAGTAATTTGTTCTCTGCTGAGGGCAAAGATGTTTCTTACATCAG AGCTATGGCTCCGGGAGTTTTCGATTCCGAGATTTTGGGCCTTCAAACATTTGAACGTGTTATGCGGATGGCTCGGACATGGGACTCCATCGTGTCATTGCTGCCTAAAGGTGGAGAGGTCATTTGGGGAAACATGGACCGGTCTCCTGAAGAAGGTCATGTTTGTGACTTCTCCAAGAAAAGTCATTCTAAGACCTCTCTAACCACTAATAATGTCAACAACAGTGACGTTAAGAGAGGCTTCCTAGTCAAAGATCTTGCTAACTATGGAAGAATAATCTCTTTCGGCAAGCCAGCCTCAATTTTACATTCCTCAAAGCTTCCCACTTCTGATTCAAAG GTATTTTCGCGAACGAGTACTTCCGAAAATTTCAATAACTTTTCGTGTGGAGAGGCATGGACTGAATATGATGAGATGAGCAGGCAAAGCATCCAAAATGTTGCAGCAGATAAAGCTTACACAACTACAACTCTTCTTGATCTGCTTCGGTTTGTGGCACCGAAAATGATGAGACGAGCCGAAGCTCATTTTTCACATGGAATAGCTGAAAATCTTGATGACCCTAAATACAACCATTACAAATACTGGTCTAATCCACTTGAAACGAA ATTATCTGATGCTCCGGACATGGAGATATATTGCATGTATGGTGTCGGAATTCCGACTGAACGATCATACGTGTACAAGCTATCACCTAACAGTAGGTGCAAAAGCATTCCATACCAGATTGATAACTCAGTCCACGGAGAAGATGGTAGCTGCTTGAAAGGTGGAGTCTATTTTGCAGACGGGGACGAGAGTGTACCGGTTCTAAGTGCCGGCTTCATGTGTGCGAAAGGTTGGAGAGGACGAACCCGGTTCAATCCATCTGGTATTGCCACATACATCAGGGAGTACCGGCACAAGCCGCCAACTAGTCTGATGGAAGGGAGGGGGATCGAGAGTGGGTCACACGTCGACATCATGGGAAATTTCGCTCTGATCGAAGACATAATGCGTGTTGCATCTGGTGCCACCGGGGACGAGATAGGAGGCGATCAGATTCACTCCGACATCATAAAGATGTCGGAAAGAATTAACCTTGGGCTATGA